ATGCATCATGCACGCCTGAagcgttttcaaaaaatatatatatatatataaatacaacactCTTGGTATGGATACTGCAATAAActgatactgtggtttcatcaatattcgttgaataccaattttcgtggatttcgttgttgagttgatccatgaaattaaatgttcattgaaatgcaatttctattaacattttgtattgaaaggatcattggccacgaatttacgtatccttgaaactgtgattttcattttatccacgaaaattgatacccacgaaaattaatgaaaccacagtaggtGTCAGGCTAACCCAACATGTACATTCTTATCTATTAAGAGTtagtgaaaataattttttcaaatatcataCAGTATGAAAGTAAAGCATCATCATTTCCATTAGAATAGAACGaaggatttaaatttttttcagaactacattacaatatataaaaGGCTATAGAGATTACCATTCATTATAATTAGTTGTGTTtcaatgtgtacatgtaacatgaaacACAATCTCAATTTTTCAAGTAtttctattatattttttccgTATTTTTATTTCCTTGGTTAAAATCTAACATATAATTTCCCGTTTTCATTCAAACTTTTGCAATTCAAAGTATTCAACATTTGCATCCTGGtttagaaattttgaaagtcaATTATCCAAAAACGGTATATTGAGACAACAACtgttaaatacaatgtacaatgtcCTTATGTTTTCTAAACATTAacacaaataaataaagatatttttgaaacatgtttATATCGAGAAATCCACATCAGCAgggacaaattttcaaaatgttcgatgaaaattattttttttaatcattataatgaAAGACAgtcataaaaaatacacattatctctctctctatctctctctctctctctctctttctctctctctccacattacatcaatatttacgtaattgttttcactacatagatatatacattgCTGTTCCACCGGGCTGCGTAGATGCAGACCGTTGTTTCGAATTTCCTCGATGTAAGCTTCCCTTGGGCTGCACCATTTTAATGTAATCGTCTGCTTCTGCTTGATCATCATCCGATTCTTCAATTTCCGGTTTTGGCACTTCTGGTGGAGGTTTAAGTTTTCTATGTCTTtggttctaaaaaaaaaattattcatgatacatttaaaaatcatatgaGAGTTGCCTAGTGATTTTGTTGAATTGATGagctatatataatttaatagcTATATATGAAGAATATCTTACAAAAACATAATATTAAATTGATCGTAGTaatttttgaacaatatttttatacaaagcaGACCAATATGTTAGTTGTATCTTTTCTTTGCTGTTTAACATATTTCAATGAAGGAAACGAAAAATTAGAGTTGGACTAGATCCCGAGTACgtttttgaacatgttcattCTGACGcttgaaacaaaacaattaaatgcaATAAGCGCTATAGTTACAAAAACATTTACCTCATAACCTGGTTGAGAACTTGTAGATGAATCATTGGTGATATCTTGGATGTAAAAGTTAGAAGTGGCGTTGAATTCAGTGGGTTTCCTAGACAAGTCGATattatcatcaaaataaaacGTCCCCTTTGATGACCTCAGTTGACAGTTGCCTGTTCCGCTCCTATATTGCATGAAGAGAAAAAAGATGTAATTTTGTCAAGGGACACATTCAAAGTGTAATTATATGGCATGCTGTTTTCAATTCTTCTCTTTTTGTCTTTGTATATTGACCCAAAATAGTGTTTTACGATAATAAACGCAGTCAAATCTCAATATATTCTTCATTAGAATCCAAAAACTAAAGGAAACTAGATTTAATAATAAGAATCCAAAAGGAAGCCAGTGTTCCTCACTGATGTTTACAAAACCCAAACATTTATTATGCAAAGCTATCAGCATATCAACGTTTTCTCATACCTTTTGGATTTAATCCTGCAAGTGATTCCCATTGCTAATAATCCAATCAGAACGCCAACAACAAGGCACCCAGAGGCAACCAGCCAAAAGGCGTAGTCGTTCCCTTTTGTGTACAATGACATACTTAATTATATAAAGCATAAGGGAAACTTGATTGACTAAATGACATCCTTTATTATATACAGCATAAGGGAAACACCGCGACGtaataaattatacaaattcaagaattgaaatatttctgattttaaaatatagaatatgTTATGTTGTGTAGgtgttaaaaagatttaaaatgaagtaaaatgaataaaataaacttGTTGAGAAATCTTATCATTGGATATTATGTAGAAATGAATTCTGATTCGATATTAGTCTTTATGATGTGAATAGAAAAATTGAACATTCACGTAAgaatattgatattaaaattttgatatattacgGCAGATCTTAATGCACAAATAGATCCCTTCACGATAAATGCGGTACTGTTCGCTTCCGGGGCAAATTGATATACTTTGTCGAAATTTTAGTAGGTAGATAGTTAAATGACATAATTTAAAcaattgacgttacgtcatatttcaccaaattatgtcattttgacCTGCAAAAGAACAGTCCCGCAGTTTCCTTGAAAGGGTTAATAGAATATATTCAATGTTATTGATATGGTGACATGCgtaatatttatacatgttcatgtCATTTTGAGTACGTTTTCAAAAGATGATGAGGATTGGCTTAACCAGTTTACAATGATTGAGGTTTGGCAAAAAATTATTATGGTGCAAGCTAAAGCCCAgtttttataactttatttcaaacataaatctAATGACTTCCTCATATAACAGACTTTCTAAATTCATTCGATTGCATTGGGGTTCTCTTTTTGGC
This genomic window from Crassostrea angulata isolate pt1a10 chromosome 8, ASM2561291v2, whole genome shotgun sequence contains:
- the LOC128160220 gene encoding uncharacterized protein LOC128160220, translating into MKMDSNHTWLMNHICKGNDYAFWLVASGCLVVGVLIGLLAMGITCRIKSKRSGTGNCQLRSSKGTFYFDDNIDLSRKPTEFNATSNFYIQDITNDSSTSSQPGYENQRHRKLKPPPEVPKPEIEESDDDQAEADDYIKMVQPKGSLHRGNSKQRSASTQPGGTAMYISM